One genomic segment of Polyodon spathula isolate WHYD16114869_AA chromosome 17, ASM1765450v1, whole genome shotgun sequence includes these proteins:
- the tspan4a gene encoding tetraspanin-4a isoform X3, translated as MRLIFTCTVMEPSQLGGCGILGVGIWLAVTQGNFATLSASFPSLSAANVLISAGTVVMVIGFLGCIGAIKENKCLLLSFFILLLIVLLLETISMSLFFAYKEEIDRYAQADLKEGLWLYDTEGNIGLTNAWSIIQTDFRCCGVSNYTDWFEVYNTTQVPDSCCLEYSQRCGLHSPGTWWKAPCYERVKVWLQENLLAVWIFGLCIVLIQVLGLVFAMTMYCQVLKTDTFYA; from the exons ctAGGAGGCTGTGGTATTCTGGGTGTAGGGATCTGGTTGGCTGTCACTCAGGGGAACTTTGCCACTCTCTCCGCCTCTTTCCCCTCCCTCTCGGCCGCCAATGTGCTGATCTCCGCGGGGACGGTCGTCATGGTGATTGGGTTCCTGGGCTGCATCGGAGCCATCAAGGAGAACAAGTGCCTGCTTCTGAGT TTCTTCATCCTGCTCCTGATTGTTCTCCTGCTGGAGACCATATCAATGAGTCTGTTCTTTGCCTACAAGGAAGAG ATCGACCGCTATGCGCAGGCTGACCTGAAGGAGGGGCTGTGGCTGTACGACACTGAGGGGAACATCGGGCTGACCAACGCCTGGAGCATCATCCAGACCGAC ttccgGTGCTGCGGGGTCTCGAACTACACGGACTGGTTCGAGGTGTACAACACCACGCAGGTACCCGACTCCTGCTGCCTGGAGTACAGCCAGAGGTGCGGTCTGCACTCGCCCGGGACCTGGTGGAAAGCT CCCTGTTACGAGCGAGTGAAGGTCTGGCTCCAGGAGAACCTGCTTGCAGTGTGGATCTTCGGGCTGTGCATTGTACTGATACAG gtgttGGGTCTGGTCTTTGCCATGACGATGTATTGCCAGGTGCTGAAAACAGACACCTTTTACGCCTAG
- the tspan4a gene encoding tetraspanin-4a isoform X4, which yields MVIGFLGCIGAIKENKCLLLSFFILLLIVLLLETISMSLFFAYKEEIDRYAQADLKEGLWLYDTEGNIGLTNAWSIIQTDFRCCGVSNYTDWFEVYNTTQVPDSCCLEYSQRCGLHSPGTWWKAPCYERVKVWLQENLLAVWIFGLCIVLIQVLGLVFAMTMYCQVLKTDTFYA from the exons ATGGTGATTGGGTTCCTGGGCTGCATCGGAGCCATCAAGGAGAACAAGTGCCTGCTTCTGAGT TTCTTCATCCTGCTCCTGATTGTTCTCCTGCTGGAGACCATATCAATGAGTCTGTTCTTTGCCTACAAGGAAGAG ATCGACCGCTATGCGCAGGCTGACCTGAAGGAGGGGCTGTGGCTGTACGACACTGAGGGGAACATCGGGCTGACCAACGCCTGGAGCATCATCCAGACCGAC ttccgGTGCTGCGGGGTCTCGAACTACACGGACTGGTTCGAGGTGTACAACACCACGCAGGTACCCGACTCCTGCTGCCTGGAGTACAGCCAGAGGTGCGGTCTGCACTCGCCCGGGACCTGGTGGAAAGCT CCCTGTTACGAGCGAGTGAAGGTCTGGCTCCAGGAGAACCTGCTTGCAGTGTGGATCTTCGGGCTGTGCATTGTACTGATACAG gtgttGGGTCTGGTCTTTGCCATGACGATGTATTGCCAGGTGCTGAAAACAGACACCTTTTACGCCTAG
- the tspan4a gene encoding tetraspanin-4a isoform X2 translates to MARNCLQCIKYLMFVFNLLFWLGGCGILGVGIWLAVTQGNFATLSASFPSLSAANVLISAGTVVMVIGFLGCIGAIKENKCLLLSFFILLLIVLLLETISMSLFFAYKEEIDRYAQADLKEGLWLYDTEGNIGLTNAWSIIQTDFRCCGVSNYTDWFEVYNTTQVPDSCCLEYSQRCGLHSPGTWWKAPCYERVKVWLQENLLAVWIFGLCIVLIQVLGLVFAMTMYCQVLKTDTFYA, encoded by the exons ctAGGAGGCTGTGGTATTCTGGGTGTAGGGATCTGGTTGGCTGTCACTCAGGGGAACTTTGCCACTCTCTCCGCCTCTTTCCCCTCCCTCTCGGCCGCCAATGTGCTGATCTCCGCGGGGACGGTCGTCATGGTGATTGGGTTCCTGGGCTGCATCGGAGCCATCAAGGAGAACAAGTGCCTGCTTCTGAGT TTCTTCATCCTGCTCCTGATTGTTCTCCTGCTGGAGACCATATCAATGAGTCTGTTCTTTGCCTACAAGGAAGAG ATCGACCGCTATGCGCAGGCTGACCTGAAGGAGGGGCTGTGGCTGTACGACACTGAGGGGAACATCGGGCTGACCAACGCCTGGAGCATCATCCAGACCGAC ttccgGTGCTGCGGGGTCTCGAACTACACGGACTGGTTCGAGGTGTACAACACCACGCAGGTACCCGACTCCTGCTGCCTGGAGTACAGCCAGAGGTGCGGTCTGCACTCGCCCGGGACCTGGTGGAAAGCT CCCTGTTACGAGCGAGTGAAGGTCTGGCTCCAGGAGAACCTGCTTGCAGTGTGGATCTTCGGGCTGTGCATTGTACTGATACAG gtgttGGGTCTGGTCTTTGCCATGACGATGTATTGCCAGGTGCTGAAAACAGACACCTTTTACGCCTAG